The following proteins are co-located in the Vicugna pacos chromosome 3, VicPac4, whole genome shotgun sequence genome:
- the LOC116278624 gene encoding palmitoyltransferase ZDHHC11-like isoform X2 — protein sequence MSAAQFQKPLGPMPRDSSQDLEEPMLAQISSTESSKERPPAVVHQMPFCARSLRRVIPEASAIRASQTLPPRLSRVNGWSRPLHFFQAIAWAMFLFLAFTTFGVFIPFLPLNWRYMAYGVTGGLFLFHFLVHVIAVSIDPADTNVRMKKNYAEPVPTFDRSKYLHVIQNRYCHLCEVTVSAKAKHCSSCNKCVEGFDHHCKWLNNCVGTRNYWFFFSSVASAFVGMLCVAGILLYIFIQYVVNPVELRADQHYRSISNEHTWVLFLPLFPTRTKTPVVLTLGASVLLLNAANLLLLGHLLFFHLYLMSKKLSTYDYVIWGRQQRNLAASQTRDKASQKAHNSLSSSVRGEKSKLFLPSSGHLKQFTSPTTELENHSLPLKEAAISKSWSVQGLKSLELLSSAALSIQPSTTTSCSESSSLSQCF from the exons ATGTCTGCAGCACAGTTTCAGAAGCCACTGGGACCTATGCCCCGTGACAG ctcccaggaTTTGGAAGAACCCATGCTGGCCCAGATCTCCAGCACTGAGTCCAGCAAGGAGAGGCCTCCAGCTGTGGTCCACCAG ATGCCCTTCTGTGCCAGGAGCTTGCGGCGGGTCATCCCGGAGGCCTCAGCCATCAGGGCATCGCAGACCTTGCCGCCCCGCCTGTCTAGGGTGAATGGCTGGTCGAGGCCCCTCCACTTCTTCCAGGCCATAGCCTGGGCCATGTTCCTGTTCCTGGCCTTCACCACCTTCGGCGTCTTCATCCCCTTCCTGCCACTCAACTGGAGATACATGGCCTACGGT GTGACTGGTGGACTTTTCTTGTTCCACTTCTTGGTCCACGTGATTGCGGTTTCCATCGATCCGGCTGATACCAACGTCCGCATGAAAAAGAACTACGCAGAGCCTGTGCCGACCTTCGACCGGTCCAAATACCTGCATGTGATCCAGAACCGTTATTGCCATCTGTGCGAGGTCACCGT GAGCGCAAAAGCCAAACACTGCAGCTCCTGCAACAAGTGTGTCGAGGGCTTCGACCACCACTGCAAGTGGCTAAACAACTGCGTAGGGACCAGGAATTACTG GTTCTTCTTCAGCTCCGTGGCCTCGGCCTTCGTGGGCATGCTCTGTGTAGCGGGCATCTTGCTGTACATCTTCATCCAGTACGTAGTCAACCCGGTGGAGCTGCGCGCGGACCAACACTACCGAA GCATCTCCAACGAGCACACGTGGGTGCTGTTCCTCCCACTGTTCCCGACAAGGACGAAGACGCCAGTGGTGCTGACCTTAGGGGCGTCCGTGCTGCTGCTGAACGCTGCCAACCTCCTGCTGCTGGGGCATCTGCTCTTCTTCCACCTCTACCTGA TGAGCAAGAAGTTGAGCACATATGATTACGTGATCTGGGGCCGTCAACAGCGCAATTTGGCTGCATCGCAGACAAGAGACAAGGCCTCACAG AAGGCACATAACAGCCTGAGTTCATCTGTACGTGG GGAGAAGAGCAAGTTGTTCCTGCCCTCATCCGGGCACCTGAAACAGTTCACCTCCCCGACCACAGAACTGGAGAACCACTCGCTGCCGCTGAAG GAAGCTGCCATCAGCAAGAGCTGGTCGGTGCAGGG CCTGAAGTCCCTGGAGCTCCTGTCGTCCGCTGCACTCTCCATCcagccctccaccaccaccagctGCAGCGAGAGCTCCTCGCTGAGCCAG